One part of the Bacteroidia bacterium genome encodes these proteins:
- a CDS encoding TonB-dependent receptor — protein sequence MVPLDAKTIRAQLQPLSEVIDQISEKYQVIITYDSRLLSKINIHFEFREGEEIESAVNRSLEKTGLKYKQLTDKYYIVFKEDQTSQKKIRKIARKFEQIQKIEESESLIVQKSTKDSIAYLSKVILPAKKQVSARTIFGAVSAELGNITGSVVDKVSGENISFANVRLEGTSLGASTDVEGAFIIQRVPAGDYNLITTYIGYIDQKTPVTVVAGTPLKIKVELEYAGVQTEEVEISAQVSGQMNAINEQLSSNTIKNVVSSDRIRDVPDQNAAESVSRLPGLSLIRNGGEGQKVAVRGISPQYNVTMVNGVRMQSTDRNDRSVDLNMIAPNVLSGIEVTKALTADMDADAVGGTVNLKIAKARDGAQGNISVQAGYGSTGDTYGNYRVSGFLSNRFFKKKFGIQVNGYLDNSNRNSDNLNVGYAINEEDSLEAGFIPIDLNRVSISDRVTDRQRLGGGLILDYQFKNGSLLMNNFISNLSQDQVEQSNSLSLIGNQWSGFAAVREFSNTMLSNAIQGEFKFAKFSMDFSVSNSISKQYTPGDLRMNIGIAQNEAGFTTPSLTDPLKASPGELLNAAVIIPEPNAKRVTRFYTLERDVVESAQEAVLNFQVPFSFSKAVSGTLKFGGKYVRNSRDNDETQNFSQPDRNFLGEEFVRVLKDSLWTDLGLTNLDQNLGIRAFLFEQPSYDVGDFLSGNEGINNFFYKADIQKMKRYEELAIYSGYYPIDGKESAQYDYLYERDLLAFYGMAEIKVGKYVTLFPGIRYEDFAFLYNSFFTERFGPNPEDFSNEALESNDINGQNWFPQLHVRVKPTDWLDIRLARTKSIIYPDYRAISPYIYFDSFSSPALELGNPELVPALSQNYDIYASVYKNKIGLFTAGFFYKEIDNLIVRSSFRSKDSETVNDRFSLPQTQQTVINTWINLDATSSVRGFELDWQTHFYYLPSFLKGFVLNVNYTHINSKTSYPFQTSVKLGSGPFAQTVFVDSTRAGRMPNQPNDVFNFTLGYDVGDFSARLSFVYQDNILTGINRTYDELDSYTAAYRRWDFTAYQKLPWLNKRLQLFVNANNITNTADRSFISTLQKVSSVQYYGRTVDIGIRYGFD from the coding sequence ATGGTCCCCCTAGATGCCAAAACCATCAGGGCTCAGCTACAACCCTTAAGTGAAGTAATAGATCAGATCAGCGAAAAATACCAGGTGATCATAACGTATGATTCCAGGTTATTGTCCAAAATCAACATTCACTTTGAGTTTAGAGAGGGAGAAGAAATAGAGTCAGCTGTCAATCGCTCTTTAGAAAAAACAGGATTGAAGTACAAACAACTTACGGATAAATATTATATCGTCTTTAAAGAGGATCAAACAAGCCAGAAGAAAATAAGGAAAATAGCACGCAAATTTGAGCAAATCCAGAAAATCGAGGAGAGCGAGTCTCTTATTGTACAGAAAAGTACCAAAGATTCTATAGCTTATCTGAGTAAGGTAATTCTTCCAGCGAAAAAACAGGTTTCTGCGCGGACAATCTTTGGGGCAGTTAGCGCAGAATTGGGCAATATTACAGGAAGCGTTGTTGACAAAGTTTCCGGGGAAAATATTTCATTTGCAAATGTTCGATTGGAGGGAACAAGTCTTGGAGCATCTACGGATGTTGAAGGTGCATTCATTATTCAACGGGTTCCTGCTGGAGATTATAATTTGATTACCACATATATTGGTTATATAGATCAAAAAACACCCGTTACTGTTGTTGCAGGTACCCCACTAAAAATTAAGGTAGAATTAGAGTATGCCGGTGTTCAAACTGAAGAAGTTGAAATATCTGCCCAGGTTTCAGGCCAGATGAATGCTATCAACGAACAGTTGTCCTCAAATACGATCAAAAATGTGGTGTCATCAGATCGAATACGAGATGTTCCAGATCAGAATGCTGCAGAATCAGTATCAAGGTTGCCCGGATTATCTTTGATCAGAAATGGGGGAGAGGGCCAAAAGGTTGCCGTTCGGGGTATATCTCCCCAATATAATGTGACGATGGTAAATGGGGTGCGTATGCAGTCAACTGACCGCAATGATCGCAGTGTGGATTTGAATATGATCGCTCCCAATGTGCTTAGTGGGATTGAAGTTACCAAAGCCTTGACTGCGGATATGGATGCAGATGCAGTGGGGGGAACAGTTAACCTAAAAATTGCAAAAGCCAGAGATGGGGCACAAGGTAATATTTCTGTGCAAGCTGGCTATGGCTCGACGGGAGATACCTATGGGAATTATAGAGTAAGTGGTTTCCTAAGTAATCGATTTTTCAAGAAGAAATTTGGGATTCAGGTTAATGGTTATTTGGATAATTCCAATAGAAATTCAGATAACCTAAATGTCGGATATGCAATAAATGAAGAAGATTCCTTGGAAGCAGGTTTTATTCCGATCGACCTTAATCGAGTGAGCATAAGCGACCGCGTTACGGATAGACAAAGATTAGGAGGGGGATTGATTCTTGACTACCAATTTAAAAATGGCTCACTCCTTATGAATAATTTCATAAGCAATCTTTCTCAAGATCAGGTAGAACAATCAAATTCTCTTTCACTCATCGGTAATCAGTGGTCTGGATTTGCAGCAGTAAGAGAATTTAGCAATACGATGCTTAGCAATGCGATTCAGGGGGAATTTAAGTTTGCAAAGTTTAGCATGGATTTTTCTGTCTCAAATTCTATTTCCAAACAATATACGCCGGGTGATCTGCGCATGAATATTGGCATAGCTCAGAACGAAGCTGGATTTACAACTCCTTCATTGACTGATCCGCTTAAGGCATCACCCGGTGAGTTGCTAAATGCCGCTGTGATTATACCAGAACCTAATGCGAAGCGTGTGACCCGTTTTTACACCCTGGAACGGGATGTGGTTGAATCCGCTCAGGAAGCCGTTCTAAATTTCCAGGTTCCTTTTAGCTTTTCAAAAGCAGTTTCTGGTACATTAAAATTTGGGGGAAAGTATGTCCGCAACTCCAGAGACAATGATGAGACACAAAATTTTAGTCAGCCAGACAGGAACTTCCTGGGGGAAGAATTTGTACGAGTATTGAAAGATTCTCTTTGGACGGATTTGGGGCTTACAAATCTTGATCAGAACCTGGGCATCAGGGCCTTTTTGTTTGAACAACCCAGCTATGATGTTGGGGATTTTCTTTCTGGAAATGAGGGAATTAATAACTTCTTTTACAAAGCTGATATCCAGAAGATGAAGCGATATGAAGAATTAGCCATTTATAGTGGTTACTATCCCATTGACGGAAAAGAGTCCGCGCAGTATGATTATCTTTATGAAAGAGATTTGTTGGCATTTTATGGGATGGCAGAGATTAAAGTTGGTAAATATGTCACGCTTTTTCCCGGTATACGGTATGAAGATTTTGCCTTCCTTTACAATTCATTCTTTACAGAAAGGTTTGGCCCTAATCCAGAAGATTTTAGCAATGAAGCCTTAGAATCAAATGATATTAATGGCCAAAACTGGTTTCCGCAGCTTCATGTCCGTGTAAAACCTACAGATTGGCTGGATATCCGTTTGGCCAGGACCAAAAGTATTATATATCCAGATTACCGGGCCATTTCCCCTTATATATATTTTGATTCCTTCAGCAGCCCTGCCCTGGAATTAGGAAATCCTGAACTTGTACCGGCCCTATCACAAAATTATGATATTTATGCTTCGGTTTATAAAAATAAAATTGGATTATTTACAGCCGGATTTTTTTACAAGGAAATAGACAATCTGATTGTTAGATCAAGTTTTAGGAGCAAAGATTCTGAAACAGTCAATGATAGGTTCTCTTTGCCACAAACTCAGCAGACCGTCATTAACACCTGGATCAATTTGGATGCGACCTCTTCCGTAAGGGGCTTTGAGCTGGACTGGCAAACACATTTTTATTATCTGCCTTCTTTCCTCAAAGGCTTTGTGCTAAATGTGAATTATACACATATCAACTCTAAAACCAGCTATCCCTTTCAAACTTCCGTCAAACTTGGATCGGGTCCATTTGCACAAACCGTATTTGTTGATTCCACAAGAGCCGGCAGGATGCCCAATCAGCCGAATGATGTGTTTAATTTTACCTTAGGCTATGATGTGGGGGACTTCTCAGCACGCTTATCTTTCGTTTACCAGGATAATATTCTTACGGGGATAAATAGAACCTATGACGAACTAGATTCATATACGGCTGCATATAGGCGTTGGGATTTCACTGCCTACCAGAAACTACCCTGGCTTAACAAACGGCTGCAGCTGTTTGTCAATGCCAACAACATTACCAACACTGCTGACCGTTCATTTATTAGCACATTACAAAAAGTTTCTTCCGTACAATATTATGGTAGGACTGTGGATATTGGTATTCGTTATGGCTTTGATTAG
- a CDS encoding DJ-1/PfpI family protein, with protein MNKYAQIIGVFLLILSSFPNRTQGQDSKLAELYVCPPCNSNCDKLTFSEAGNCSHCNMELIKESELKRFNQESKKRIAFYLQSGIEVLDFAGPMEVFSYAGYEVFTVSEKKEIIISQGILKVQPDFSVEDAPEADILAFFGGNAWPTLREPAVQNWIKNQKEVETYFSVCTGAFALAESGLLDGKTATTFHNALESLEENYPRIDVRKDVRFVDNGKVITTAGISAGIDGALHLVAKLEGVNKAREIAYHMEYDKWLAGEGLILSPDNPYEGLLSLSELSDYEGKYQYLAGSEIEIFADKEERGLFARVEGMNYPLFQDEKDQFRNLQGDLIIFKRDGSGKVSSYSLATENDSYKKLD; from the coding sequence ATGAACAAATATGCACAGATTATCGGAGTATTTCTCCTCATCCTATCTAGTTTTCCAAACAGGACACAAGGACAGGATTCCAAATTAGCAGAACTATATGTTTGTCCGCCTTGCAATAGCAATTGTGATAAGCTCACCTTTTCAGAAGCAGGAAACTGTAGCCATTGCAATATGGAACTTATCAAGGAATCTGAGCTAAAAAGATTCAATCAGGAAAGCAAAAAGCGAATTGCCTTTTATCTACAATCCGGCATTGAGGTATTAGATTTCGCCGGACCGATGGAAGTATTTTCCTATGCAGGCTATGAAGTATTTACGGTTTCAGAGAAAAAAGAGATTATCATCTCTCAGGGTATTTTGAAAGTACAGCCGGATTTTAGTGTAGAAGATGCACCGGAGGCAGATATTCTAGCTTTTTTCGGAGGAAATGCGTGGCCTACTCTGAGAGAGCCAGCCGTTCAGAATTGGATAAAAAATCAAAAGGAGGTCGAAACCTATTTTTCTGTATGTACGGGTGCCTTTGCCCTGGCAGAAAGTGGATTATTGGATGGAAAAACAGCCACAACATTTCACAATGCACTCGAAAGTCTGGAAGAAAACTATCCCCGTATTGATGTGAGAAAAGATGTTCGGTTTGTGGACAATGGCAAAGTGATAACGACCGCAGGAATTTCGGCAGGCATAGATGGAGCCTTGCATCTGGTCGCCAAACTGGAGGGAGTAAACAAAGCTCGCGAAATTGCTTACCATATGGAATATGACAAATGGCTGGCAGGAGAAGGCTTGATTCTAAGTCCGGACAATCCCTATGAGGGATTACTTTCCCTTTCTGAACTCTCTGATTATGAAGGGAAATATCAATATCTGGCAGGCAGCGAGATTGAAATATTTGCTGATAAAGAAGAAAGAGGCCTCTTTGCAAGAGTCGAAGGAATGAACTATCCCCTCTTTCAGGATGAAAAAGATCAATTCCGTAATCTCCAGGGAGACTTGATAATATTTAAAAGAGATGGCTCAGGAAAGGTAAGTTCGTATTCTTTAGCCACAGAGAATGACAGCTATAAAAAGTTGGACTAA
- a CDS encoding VOC family protein: MQEMYNTFIPEGFGTLNSYLMMEDPPAFIAFAKKVFEAKELSRTEDEGVIRNCVLKVGDSCFMVAQARDKFTHMPTAYYLYVKDADAIYHRAMEHGCSSEFEPMDMPYGDRQGGVQDPFGNYWWISTRLVDGGYKSS; encoded by the coding sequence ATGCAAGAAATGTATAACACCTTCATACCTGAAGGTTTTGGGACCTTGAACTCTTACCTTATGATGGAAGATCCTCCAGCATTCATCGCCTTTGCAAAAAAGGTGTTTGAAGCTAAGGAATTGAGTCGAACTGAAGATGAAGGAGTTATCAGAAACTGCGTCTTGAAAGTTGGGGATAGCTGCTTTATGGTGGCTCAGGCGCGGGATAAATTCACCCATATGCCCACAGCCTATTATCTGTATGTCAAAGATGCAGATGCGATTTATCATCGGGCCATGGAACATGGGTGTAGCTCCGAATTTGAACCCATGGATATGCCCTATGGTGACAGACAAGGAGGTGTACAGGATCCCTTTGGGAACTATTGGTGGATTTCCACTCGCTTGGTAGATGGAGGCTATAAGAGCTCCTAA
- a CDS encoding SDR family NAD(P)-dependent oxidoreductase: MKDKIVMISGAASGIGYATAHKLALMGATTILLDRSEHKLHEVRQELNRSTQNPNIDYLAADLSLMSEVRRVVETFSEFYDRLDVLINNVGVICPTLEYTLEGHEKTIATNHYSWFLMTHLLADHLGNSPEPRIINVASEDHRQAKLDLTDINCEKNFNPLLAYANSKLAMISSSYQLAKKLENTHISINCLHPGYAKTNLTDSIKKRSFGSRLLDWSQKKLAASAASKVQVHLATSGELKGVNGKYWNEECKEVKTSRDSYDEIFALRIWKHTEEVVGLQLNKNQEDHSYS, from the coding sequence ATGAAAGATAAAATCGTCATGATAAGCGGTGCCGCTTCAGGCATCGGTTATGCAACCGCCCACAAACTTGCTTTGATGGGGGCAACTACTATTTTATTGGATAGAAGTGAACATAAACTGCACGAAGTTCGACAGGAACTAAATAGAAGCACACAAAATCCCAATATAGATTACCTTGCTGCAGACCTTTCCCTGATGAGTGAAGTCCGGAGAGTTGTTGAAACTTTTAGTGAATTTTACGATCGTTTGGATGTCCTGATCAATAATGTAGGTGTGATTTGCCCTACCCTCGAATATACCTTGGAAGGACACGAAAAAACCATTGCTACCAATCACTATTCCTGGTTTCTCATGACTCACCTTCTCGCGGATCATTTGGGCAATAGCCCCGAACCCCGGATCATCAATGTAGCCTCGGAAGATCACAGGCAGGCTAAACTGGATCTCACAGATATAAACTGTGAGAAGAACTTCAATCCCTTGCTGGCATATGCCAATTCTAAATTGGCGATGATCAGCTCCAGCTACCAACTCGCCAAAAAACTGGAAAATACCCACATAAGCATCAATTGCCTGCATCCCGGTTATGCGAAGACCAATCTTACTGACAGCATTAAGAAGCGTTCCTTTGGTTCGAGACTGCTTGACTGGAGCCAGAAAAAGCTAGCTGCCTCTGCTGCAAGCAAGGTTCAGGTGCATTTGGCTACTTCTGGTGAGCTAAAAGGAGTAAATGGTAAATACTGGAATGAAGAATGCAAAGAAGTAAAAACTTCTCGTGACAGCTACGATGAGATTTTTGCCCTCAGAATCTGGAAGCATACAGAGGAAGTGGTTGGGCTTCAACTAAACAAGAACCAGGAGGATCATAGTTATTCCTAA
- a CDS encoding alpha/beta hydrolase-fold protein, whose protein sequence is MKTTFIFFFMAILNGFLPAQSLEIKLSSKILERDIEVFIYREEGKPLDGRIHYFTDGRKVIENGGLQKIKDLIRRKAIPASTYVFVSSQDPESKKDFRNEYFFNNPDYIHFFRDELIPEVEARLQRNFEATMRSLIGISFGGLNAAYFSAESRLFKNYALLSPVTYPRPALSQYIAFSSNKDLKIFISTGKNDAERYVGPLKELYESKNYEIELKKTQGGHDFDNWNRQWGKLLNFLSD, encoded by the coding sequence ATGAAAACTACTTTTATATTTTTCTTTATGGCCATCCTAAACGGCTTTCTACCTGCCCAAAGCCTGGAAATAAAACTTTCGAGTAAAATTCTCGAGCGAGATATCGAAGTTTTTATCTATCGGGAAGAAGGTAAGCCGCTAGATGGCAGAATACATTATTTCACAGATGGGAGAAAGGTCATTGAAAATGGTGGCCTGCAAAAGATCAAGGACTTGATCCGAAGAAAAGCAATTCCCGCTTCCACCTATGTATTTGTGAGTAGCCAGGACCCCGAAAGCAAAAAAGATTTCAGAAACGAATACTTCTTCAATAATCCGGATTACATCCATTTCTTTCGGGATGAATTGATACCGGAAGTTGAGGCGCGTTTACAAAGAAATTTTGAAGCTACGATGAGAAGCCTGATCGGAATCTCTTTTGGGGGATTAAATGCTGCCTATTTCTCGGCAGAATCCCGACTATTCAAAAATTATGCACTGCTTTCGCCCGTTACCTATCCAAGACCTGCTTTATCCCAGTATATCGCCTTCTCCTCAAATAAAGATTTGAAGATCTTTATTTCTACAGGAAAGAATGATGCAGAAAGATATGTAGGACCTTTGAAGGAGCTGTATGAAAGCAAAAATTATGAGATTGAGCTAAAAAAGACGCAGGGAGGCCATGATTTTGACAATTGGAATCGACAATGGGGAAAATTGCTCAATTTTCTGTCTGACTGA
- a CDS encoding T9SS type A sorting domain-containing protein translates to MKKITTLFLVFIVGLFTVSTAQTALDPGQTVNTQIIGPGVYTVEAGKYYAFDGRIDLDFEITIEGPDNGWVMDADSLPVLLNTPAMDGSARDFFELKAGGSITFRNVLLSGTNSSGEVSGTFVANTGGSKMIADNCVFTDWTNFALRNQFKGDTISITNCVFINGVRLSNSPWGGFPLRMDVACSSVTIENNSVVNSGRLTGNSGPWHNANVHEMHNTYINQTVNGHEQRANEMITANNIYYNYHIRGRKNDNSMNPNNTYDSYFTTWNYFADSKDSLDKISLYLGQNLFFREQEILDWYTGVPGDSMSASLLWEHPDVDSFIVADTNYTIGTNYADVDPEFTMLPGKTDSILKWLNYHWNVNAPAEWPDWRVPPPVSFDGGGQPSLSWPPAIDLTYANVYMQTAGTDGLPLGDLNWFSDKKTEFLASRDAIVAAIRDSMVNAIAVYDPNTMDATPMITPWTTSIEAKLPEQIFALSNYPNPFDQTTSIQFGLVDPSRITLTVSNTYGQKVFEMTTENILAPGEHEYKFDASKLSSGIYIYTITGTATNGRSYVASKRMILSK, encoded by the coding sequence ATGAAAAAAATCACTACACTTTTCCTAGTGTTTATTGTTGGGCTGTTCACCGTTTCGACTGCACAAACAGCTCTGGATCCAGGGCAGACTGTAAACACTCAAATCATTGGCCCAGGTGTTTACACAGTAGAGGCTGGTAAATATTATGCTTTTGACGGCCGTATCGATTTGGACTTTGAGATAACGATCGAAGGACCTGACAACGGCTGGGTGATGGATGCCGATAGTCTTCCTGTATTGCTAAATACACCGGCAATGGATGGCTCAGCTAGAGATTTCTTTGAACTTAAAGCAGGAGGATCTATAACCTTCAGAAATGTTCTGCTTAGTGGAACAAACAGCTCTGGTGAAGTTAGCGGTACTTTCGTAGCAAATACTGGTGGGAGCAAAATGATCGCGGATAACTGTGTATTTACTGACTGGACGAATTTCGCCCTGAGGAACCAGTTCAAAGGCGATACCATTAGCATCACCAATTGTGTGTTCATTAATGGAGTTCGACTAAGTAATTCTCCCTGGGGCGGCTTCCCACTCCGTATGGATGTTGCTTGTTCTTCTGTAACAATTGAGAACAATTCGGTTGTCAACTCCGGGCGTTTGACGGGCAACAGTGGCCCCTGGCATAATGCTAATGTTCATGAGATGCATAACACCTACATAAATCAAACGGTAAATGGACATGAGCAGCGTGCAAATGAGATGATTACGGCAAATAATATTTACTATAACTACCACATACGAGGCCGTAAGAATGACAATTCAATGAATCCTAATAATACCTACGATTCCTATTTTACCACCTGGAATTATTTTGCCGATTCAAAAGATTCCCTGGATAAGATTTCTTTGTATTTAGGCCAAAACCTCTTTTTTCGTGAGCAGGAAATTCTGGATTGGTATACGGGTGTACCTGGTGATTCCATGTCTGCCAGTCTCTTGTGGGAACATCCTGACGTAGATTCATTTATCGTTGCTGATACAAACTACACCATAGGTACAAACTATGCAGATGTAGATCCCGAATTTACTATGCTACCCGGGAAGACCGATTCAATTCTAAAGTGGTTAAATTATCATTGGAACGTTAATGCTCCAGCTGAATGGCCTGATTGGCGGGTTCCACCACCCGTATCCTTTGATGGAGGGGGGCAGCCTTCACTGAGTTGGCCACCAGCAATTGATTTGACTTATGCAAATGTATATATGCAAACAGCCGGAACAGACGGTTTACCACTCGGCGATTTGAATTGGTTCTCGGATAAAAAAACAGAATTTTTAGCTAGCAGAGATGCGATTGTAGCAGCAATAAGAGATTCAATGGTAAATGCTATAGCTGTTTACGATCCTAATACTATGGATGCCACGCCAATGATTACCCCATGGACTACGTCTATTGAAGCAAAGCTTCCGGAGCAAATATTTGCGTTAAGCAACTATCCAAACCCATTTGATCAAACCACTAGCATCCAATTTGGCTTAGTTGATCCTTCGAGAATTACCTTGACGGTATCTAATACTTATGGGCAGAAAGTATTTGAGATGACAACTGAAAATATATTGGCTCCGGGGGAACATGAATATAAATTTGATGCTTCCAAGCTGAGCAGCGGTATATACATTTATACAATTACAGGAACAGCTACAAACGGACGAAGTTATGTTGCTTCTAAGCGAATGATTCTCTCAAAGTAA
- a CDS encoding sialate O-acetylesterase, with translation MQTQSFRLHFPAIILLLFCLSISNNSLAQLKVSKLYGDHMVIQRGQEIRVWGWANAKEKISLSFKGETYKGKAENDGTWMLRIPAQEAGGPYEMEIQGQKENIQIKDIMLGDVWICSGQSNMEWTVENSNNFEEEITTANDPLIRHFKVPRTYAESPESQLAGGSWKQASPETVGRFTAVGYFFAREIRKHQNVAIGLLNTSWGGSRLEPWMSAQKLSELGYEGSSFAAFKEKTEREHQDNLKRFSDKFPHLGKKPIGPEKNWSEPSLSTANWQAIHAPGLWEEQGYEGLDGTVWYRKDFNLTEAESKQDLELGLGKIDDSDLSFVNGFEVGKMNQSYNKNRVYQVPAKFLKSGRNVIAIRIEDTGGGGGIHGGADGLYLIKGGEYVSLAGEWKMTVTKMRKGNFAVNQIPSVLYNKMIHPLLNFPIKGALWYQGESNAGNEKDAIAYAGLFKSMIEEWRTSWGVGEFPFLFVQLANFMPAKNQPSESNWALLRESQDATTQLKNVGQAVIIDIGEADDIHPRNKQDVGLRLSLAARKMAYGENLVYSGPAYKDMERKEGAIYLSFDHIGTALWAKDKYGYLKGFAIAGADGKFVWAKALIEDRRVKVWADEIADPRHVRYGWADNPDDANLYNSEGLPASPFRTDKKN, from the coding sequence ATGCAGACCCAAAGCTTCAGACTACACTTTCCCGCCATAATACTCTTACTATTTTGCCTTTCCATTTCCAATAATTCTCTGGCACAATTAAAAGTCTCAAAGCTTTATGGAGACCATATGGTAATCCAAAGAGGACAGGAAATACGGGTTTGGGGATGGGCCAATGCAAAAGAAAAGATCAGCCTTAGTTTCAAAGGAGAAACCTATAAAGGGAAAGCCGAAAATGATGGGACATGGATGCTTAGGATTCCTGCCCAGGAAGCAGGCGGGCCCTATGAAATGGAAATACAGGGACAGAAAGAAAACATTCAGATCAAGGATATCATGCTGGGAGACGTATGGATCTGTTCGGGCCAATCCAATATGGAGTGGACGGTAGAAAATTCCAATAATTTTGAAGAAGAAATTACGACAGCTAATGATCCTTTGATTCGCCACTTCAAAGTACCCAGAACCTATGCAGAAAGTCCCGAGTCTCAATTGGCAGGTGGAAGTTGGAAACAAGCAAGTCCGGAAACTGTTGGGAGATTTACAGCAGTAGGGTATTTCTTTGCCCGCGAGATCAGAAAGCATCAGAATGTAGCCATAGGGTTGCTAAACACTTCCTGGGGAGGAAGTAGACTCGAACCCTGGATGAGTGCTCAAAAGTTATCCGAATTGGGATATGAAGGAAGCAGTTTTGCAGCCTTTAAAGAAAAAACAGAAAGGGAGCATCAGGATAATCTGAAACGCTTTAGTGATAAGTTTCCTCATCTGGGAAAAAAGCCCATAGGTCCGGAAAAGAATTGGTCAGAGCCCAGCCTTTCGACGGCTAACTGGCAAGCTATACATGCCCCCGGTTTATGGGAAGAACAGGGCTATGAAGGATTGGATGGAACGGTTTGGTATCGCAAAGATTTTAACTTGACAGAGGCAGAGTCCAAACAGGATTTGGAATTGGGGCTAGGTAAAATTGATGATTCTGATTTGTCTTTCGTAAATGGCTTTGAAGTGGGCAAAATGAACCAATCCTACAATAAGAATCGAGTTTATCAGGTTCCGGCAAAGTTTCTAAAAAGCGGCAGAAATGTCATTGCCATACGAATCGAAGATACAGGGGGTGGGGGTGGAATCCATGGAGGTGCAGATGGTCTCTATCTGATCAAGGGAGGAGAATATGTTTCCCTGGCAGGAGAATGGAAAATGACAGTTACAAAAATGCGTAAAGGGAATTTTGCAGTAAACCAGATTCCCAGTGTTTTATATAACAAGATGATTCATCCCCTCTTGAATTTTCCCATCAAGGGAGCCCTTTGGTACCAGGGAGAATCAAATGCAGGAAATGAGAAAGATGCGATTGCCTATGCCGGCTTGTTTAAATCTATGATTGAAGAATGGCGGACCTCATGGGGTGTCGGAGAGTTTCCTTTCCTTTTTGTACAATTGGCCAATTTCATGCCTGCAAAAAACCAACCTTCGGAAAGTAACTGGGCTTTACTGCGCGAATCTCAGGATGCAACTACACAGCTAAAAAATGTTGGACAGGCTGTGATCATTGACATAGGAGAGGCAGACGATATTCATCCTCGAAATAAACAGGATGTAGGCTTGCGACTCTCCCTGGCCGCACGGAAAATGGCCTATGGCGAAAACCTGGTTTACTCAGGTCCAGCTTATAAAGACATGGAAAGAAAAGAAGGAGCGATTTATCTAAGTTTTGATCATATCGGTACAGCTTTATGGGCGAAAGATAAATATGGCTATCTCAAGGGATTTGCCATTGCTGGTGCAGATGGGAAGTTTGTATGGGCCAAAGCCCTGATAGAAGACAGGCGGGTGAAAGTCTGGGCAGATGAAATTGCCGATCCCAGGCATGTTCGCTATGGATGGGCAGACAATCCGGATGATGCCAACCTTTATAATAGCGAAGGATTGCCGGCTTCTCCATTTAGAACGGATAAAAAGAACTAA